One genomic window of Candidatus Effluviviaceae Genus I sp. includes the following:
- a CDS encoding alkaline phosphatase family protein, with product MVGTKARRALLVGALAAGTAALALALAWKPSPRVPVAPATGYRVIVLAVDGLDGQLVTQFAQRGGLPGVSRVLRRATTALITADEPPLPLVGWTTLATGRPLDDDARRAVAGPGGGSLFGLSPAVTGAVRAAGGRTVTVGWPGTWPVGRRAAGVAAPYLPASASRDAALPPALFADAPGQTDPALEGVVRDAVVQAEAALDAVFAGMLGGSPRRPDAAWDEAVAGLRWSLLADMTTVEVAADLITREEPHLALVYLGGLDAVSRRFLPAAASAASGTEAPGADAHAGVVGAYHLFIDAAVERFRSLCDERTFLVVCSVYGARPPGLGDASLGSVAAPPGVFILHGRDAHSTPVPLQMTTLDVAPTLLALVGVPVPEDMSGRVVAEMLPQGLLGRVPVSRAKAAGRAARAAVSRPALADRLDALVSERLREMEAATRARP from the coding sequence GTGGTCGGCACGAAGGCAAGACGCGCGCTGCTGGTGGGCGCGCTCGCAGCAGGGACCGCCGCGCTCGCGCTCGCGCTTGCGTGGAAGCCGTCGCCGCGCGTCCCGGTCGCGCCGGCGACCGGCTACCGGGTCATCGTCCTGGCGGTGGACGGGCTGGACGGCCAGCTCGTCACGCAGTTCGCGCAGAGGGGCGGGCTCCCGGGCGTGAGCCGCGTGCTGCGCCGGGCGACCACCGCGCTCATCACGGCCGACGAGCCGCCGCTCCCCCTCGTCGGATGGACGACGCTCGCGACGGGCCGCCCGCTGGACGACGACGCGCGCCGCGCGGTCGCCGGGCCCGGCGGCGGGAGCCTGTTCGGGCTGTCGCCCGCCGTCACCGGGGCCGTCCGCGCCGCGGGCGGCCGCACGGTCACGGTGGGCTGGCCGGGAACCTGGCCGGTCGGGCGGCGCGCCGCCGGCGTCGCGGCGCCCTACCTTCCCGCGAGCGCGTCCCGCGACGCCGCGCTCCCCCCGGCGCTCTTCGCGGACGCGCCCGGCCAGACGGACCCCGCGCTCGAGGGGGTCGTCCGGGACGCCGTGGTCCAGGCCGAAGCGGCGCTCGATGCGGTGTTCGCGGGGATGCTGGGCGGCAGCCCCCGGCGACCGGACGCCGCGTGGGATGAGGCGGTCGCCGGCCTCAGATGGTCGCTCCTCGCCGACATGACGACCGTGGAGGTCGCGGCGGACCTCATCACGCGGGAGGAGCCCCACCTCGCGCTCGTGTACCTCGGCGGCCTGGACGCCGTCTCCCGCCGCTTCCTGCCGGCCGCCGCGTCCGCGGCGTCAGGGACGGAGGCCCCGGGCGCGGACGCGCACGCGGGAGTGGTCGGAGCGTATCACCTGTTCATCGATGCGGCGGTGGAGCGATTCCGGAGCCTGTGCGACGAGCGCACCTTCCTGGTCGTCTGCTCCGTGTACGGGGCGCGCCCGCCGGGACTCGGCGACGCGTCGCTCGGCTCGGTCGCCGCCCCGCCGGGGGTGTTCATCCTCCACGGGCGCGACGCGCACTCGACGCCGGTGCCGCTTCAGATGACGACGCTCGACGTCGCCCCGACCCTCCTTGCGCTCGTCGGCGTGCCGGTGCCCGAGGACATGAGCGGACGGGTCGTCGCGGAGATGCTGCCGCAGGGGCTCCTCGGGCGCGTCCCGGTCTCGCGGGCGAAGGCGGCCGGTCGCGCCGCGCGGGCGGCGGTGAGCCGCCCGGCCCTCGCCGACCGGCTCGACGCGCTCGTGTCGGAGAGACTCAGGGAGATGGAGGCGGCTACGAGAGCTCGGCCCTAA
- a CDS encoding electron transfer flavoprotein subunit alpha produces the protein MSSIEVLDERCVGCELCVRACLYDAIEMRDDVAVIKDNCTLCGACVDACKFGAIILRKEAKEAATPDAYRGVWVVAEQRDGALHGVSFELLGKGRELADARGARLSAVLIGSGVEGLAKDLVERGADEVLVVDEPELAHYLDEPYAAVVADLIERHRPEIVLTGATTLGRSMIPRVAVRVKTGLTADCTGLAIDDESGGLLQTRPAFGGNIMATIVCPNHRPQMATVRHKVMKPLEPAPGRQGKVARERVAKTLLSSRAEFVRFVKDVTQTVNIAEADIIVSGGRGLGGSESFRLVEELARAIGGAVGASRAAVDAGWIPYSHQVGQTGKTVQPKVYIACGISGAVQHLAGMQSSKVIVAINKDPDAPIMRSATYAVVGDLFEVLPALTRRLRAELS, from the coding sequence GTGAGCAGCATCGAGGTCCTCGACGAGCGCTGCGTCGGCTGCGAGCTGTGCGTCCGGGCGTGCCTGTACGACGCCATCGAGATGCGCGACGACGTGGCGGTCATCAAGGACAACTGCACCCTGTGCGGCGCGTGCGTGGACGCCTGCAAGTTCGGCGCGATCATCCTCCGCAAGGAGGCGAAGGAGGCCGCCACGCCCGACGCGTACCGCGGCGTCTGGGTCGTCGCCGAGCAGCGGGACGGGGCGCTGCACGGCGTGAGCTTCGAGCTGCTCGGGAAGGGGCGCGAGCTGGCCGACGCGCGGGGCGCGCGTCTGTCGGCGGTCCTCATCGGCTCGGGCGTCGAGGGTCTCGCGAAGGACCTCGTCGAGCGCGGCGCCGACGAGGTGCTCGTCGTGGACGAGCCGGAGCTCGCGCACTACCTCGACGAGCCGTACGCCGCGGTCGTCGCCGACCTCATCGAGCGCCATCGCCCCGAGATCGTGCTCACCGGCGCGACCACGCTCGGCCGGTCCATGATCCCCCGCGTCGCCGTCCGCGTGAAGACCGGCCTCACGGCGGACTGCACCGGGCTTGCGATCGACGACGAGTCGGGCGGTCTCCTGCAGACGCGCCCGGCCTTCGGCGGCAACATCATGGCGACGATCGTCTGCCCCAATCACCGCCCCCAGATGGCGACCGTGCGGCACAAGGTCATGAAGCCGCTCGAGCCTGCGCCCGGCAGGCAGGGGAAGGTCGCGCGCGAGCGCGTCGCGAAGACGCTGCTCTCGTCGCGAGCCGAGTTCGTCCGCTTCGTGAAGGACGTCACGCAGACGGTCAACATCGCCGAGGCCGACATCATCGTGTCGGGCGGGCGCGGGCTCGGCGGCTCCGAGAGCTTCCGGCTCGTCGAGGAGCTCGCCCGCGCGATCGGCGGCGCCGTCGGGGCGTCGCGCGCGGCGGTGGACGCCGGGTGGATCCCCTACTCGCACCAGGTGGGGCAGACGGGGAAGACGGTCCAGCCGAAGGTCTACATCGCGTGCGGGATCTCGGGCGCCGTGCAGCACCTCGCGGGGATGCAGTCGTCCAAGGTCATCGTGGCGATCAACAAGGACCCCGACGCGCCGATCATGCGGTCGGCGACGTACGCCGTCGTCGGCGACCTCTTCGAGGTCCTGCCCGCGCTCACCAGGCGGCTTAGGGCCGAGCTCTCGTAG